Sequence from the Arthrobacter pigmenti genome:
GGCATCGAGCTACTTCATGAAGTCGCCGCCGGAACAGTACAACGACGACATCGCCAAGGAGAAGGTCGAAGCCTTCATCCGCGGCGACATCGACCGGTAAAAATCGCTGAGCAGTTCGTACGGCGCGGCCAGGGAATCATCCCCAGGCCGCGCCGTCGTCGTTAAGTACCTGTTCAGCCCCGCCTAACCGGCGGATGCTCTGCGACGCCTGCGCCAGCGCAACCAGGCTGGCCAGCAGCTTGCTGTACGCCCGCACCCCCACAGCTACCGCGAGTACCGTCCTGTCCCTGCTTTCAGCACGGAAGACCGCCCCGAGGTCCTGACTCGCCACCCGGTCTGCGGCGTCCGCATAGGCCAGTACGACGTCGGCACTCACCGAGAGTCCCATGGCCTCCATTTCGCGCAGTGTGCCGTTGAGCAGCATCCGCGCGTCCGATGGGTGATCGGGCCAGTCCCGGGCCGCCATCAGTTCACCGACGAGGGGGTGGTCCGGAACCGTTTCGGACGGTGCTCCCAGGACCATGGCGTGCGTGCGCCTGAGCAGTTCCAGCCTCGGCACATCTGGATCATCGATCAAGTCCACGAGCGCCCGGATCTGGTCGATCCGCAGTCCTGCAACCGTGCGCAGTCCGGTAACGAGCTCGAGACGCTCGACGTGCCGCGGACCATACTCCGCCCGAGTGGCGTGTACCTGGTCGCCACGCTGCACAAGGCCCTCACGCAAGTAGAACTTGATGCTGGGCGGGCTGACGCCGGTCGCGTCGCTGAGCTCCTTCAGCTGCACGGGCGGCCCTTCATCGGATAGCAGAACAGCAGGAACTATCTTGATATACAGCTACAAGATAGTAGGACTATCTTATAGGCATGGACTGGAGCCCGCTGCTAGCCGCCCACGTGATCGCTGCGCTGTATGTGTTGGTGCTGGGACCACTGAACATCCTCCGACGACGCCGCGACCGCACCCACCGCATCATCGGCTACACCTGGGTTTCCGCGATGTACTTTGTCTGTATCAGCAGCTTCTGGATTGTCACCGACGGACACTTCAGCTGGCTCCACGGGCTTTCCGCGTTCACCATTGTCA
This genomic interval carries:
- a CDS encoding MerR family transcriptional regulator; the protein is MQLKELSDATGVSPPSIKFYLREGLVQRGDQVHATRAEYGPRHVERLELVTGLRTVAGLRIDQIRALVDLIDDPDVPRLELLRRTHAMVLGAPSETVPDHPLVGELMAARDWPDHPSDARMLLNGTLREMEAMGLSVSADVVLAYADAADRVASQDLGAVFRAESRDRTVLAVAVGVRAYSKLLASLVALAQASQSIRRLGGAEQVLNDDGAAWG